A genomic segment from Oncorhynchus clarkii lewisi isolate Uvic-CL-2024 chromosome 12, UVic_Ocla_1.0, whole genome shotgun sequence encodes:
- the LOC139422263 gene encoding zinc finger protein Gfi-1b-like has translation MGEGVKKRGCYRHQRDSNHSRFNCAYKWYLSLSRSAPSPCLSSVMPRSFLVKSKRPGSHPPCFSKGTRHTNPDQPQPHTNHHDRQNRAWQEVRSPHRSPFQEDQGNLCSGSEVKDTLDYPCPSWDAMATRPHSTSPADLWTSRSAETQGYDGVEPSESALPWYPHWPRGPDRERELEKLVHVLLSHRPHMDLKSTSPCPLCEKVLYSGAVLKTHLLRSRTCMHAVPLVTSAKAPEHPYEFKQALGMYGRPKERSYSCKECGKVFKRSSTLSTHLLIHSDTRPYPCQYCGKRFHQKSDMKKHTFIHTGEKPHVCQVCGKAFSQSSNLITHSRKHSSYWPFSCTHCQSSFQRRLDLQRHQETQCVHSSVYTQS, from the exons GTATTTATCTCTCTCACGCTCTGCACCTTCCCCTTGCCTCAGCTCTGTCATGCCTCGCTCATTCCTGGTCAAGAGTAAGAGACCAGGGTCTCATCCCCCTTGCTTCTCTAAAGGCACCAGACACACAAACCCTGACCAGCCACAACCTCATACAAATCATCACGACAGGCAGAACAGGGCGTGGCAGGAAGTAAGGTCCCCACATCGGAGCCCCTTCCAGGAGGACCAGGGCAACCTGTGCTCAGGGTCAGAAGTCAAGGACACCCTGGACTACCCCTGTCCTAGCTGGGACGCCATGGCAACCAGACCACACAGCACCTCGCCAGCTGATCTCTGGACCAGCAGGTCTGCAG AAACCCAAGGGTACGATGGTGTGGAGCCTTCCGAGTCTGCCCTGCCCTGGTACCCACACTGGCCCCGGGgccctgacagagagagggagctggagaAACTGGTCCATGTCTTACTGAGCCACAGGCCACATATGGACCTCAAATCCACCAGCCCATGCCCCCTCTGTGAAAAG GTCTTGTACTCAGGAGCTGTACTGAAGACTCATTTACTCAGGTCACGTACATGCATGCATGCAGTCCCATTGGTCACATCAGCCAAAGCCCCAGAGCACCCCTACGAGTTCAAACAAGCTCTGGGCATGTACGGAAGACCAAAG GAGCGTAGCTATAGCTGTAAGGAGTGTGGGAAGGTATTCAAGCGCTCCTCCACCCTGTCCACCCACCTGCTCATCCACTCTGACACCAGGCCCTACCCCTGCCAGTACTGTGGCAAGAGGTTCCACCAGAAGTCAGACATGAAGAAACACACCTTCATACATACAG GTGAGAAGCCCCATGTGTGCCAGGTGTGTGGCAAGGCCTTCAGCCAGAGCTCCAACCTCATCACCCACAGCCGTAAACACAGCAGCTACTGGCCCTTCAGCTGCACGCACTGCCAAAGCAGCTTCCAGCGCAGACTGGACCTACAGCGCCACCAGGAGACACAATGTGTCCATAGCAGCGTGTACACACAGAGCTGA